Proteins found in one Erwinia sp. SLM-02 genomic segment:
- a CDS encoding MFS transporter, whose amino-acid sequence MRRYPKIRWLMITFCFFAIAINYIDRINLAIAAPHIKADLGLDDTSMGLILGAFFWTYALMQIPAGRLIDRLGARAGLAIAVGWWSMFTVITAFGRGFGSLFGARLLLGVGESGGYPGCAKVVYSWFAKKERATASGIFDAGPRAGSAIALPLVAWLISTWNWETSFIVTGAIGLIWMVVWLAFYREPEDMKGLNEQERQNLLEDRSVHVVDKSEKVSIKALFRYRTVWGMMIGFFCMNFATYFFVTWFPTYLTIAHGFSLKELGTLGAIPALMGIPGSLLGGICSDWLYRKGFSLTTARKTCLIAGMLLSSVIAFAAFTDSITVILVLFSLTYAGLAFTAANIWTLPADVAPSSGYVGTLGGIQNFAGNLAGIVTASFTGLMLTLSHGSFVIPLLVAGGICLFGAFNFLFIMGKVEPLVLKTDAQLGKPLTTDR is encoded by the coding sequence ATGCGTAGATACCCAAAAATCCGTTGGCTGATGATAACATTTTGCTTTTTTGCTATCGCCATCAACTACATAGACCGCATTAACCTGGCCATCGCCGCACCGCACATCAAAGCCGATCTCGGGCTGGATGATACCAGTATGGGCCTGATCCTCGGTGCCTTCTTCTGGACCTATGCCCTGATGCAGATCCCGGCCGGGCGTCTGATTGACCGGCTGGGTGCCCGTGCCGGGCTGGCTATCGCCGTGGGCTGGTGGTCGATGTTTACCGTGATTACCGCCTTCGGCCGCGGCTTTGGCTCGCTGTTTGGCGCACGTCTGCTGCTGGGCGTCGGTGAGTCCGGCGGCTACCCGGGCTGCGCAAAAGTGGTCTACTCGTGGTTTGCCAAAAAAGAACGCGCCACCGCCAGCGGCATCTTTGACGCAGGCCCGCGTGCCGGTAGCGCCATCGCCCTGCCGCTGGTGGCCTGGCTTATCAGCACCTGGAACTGGGAAACGTCGTTTATCGTCACCGGCGCGATTGGTCTGATCTGGATGGTTGTCTGGCTGGCCTTCTACCGCGAGCCGGAGGATATGAAGGGACTGAACGAGCAGGAGCGCCAGAATCTGCTGGAAGACCGCAGCGTACACGTGGTGGATAAAAGCGAGAAAGTCAGCATTAAAGCGCTGTTCCGCTACCGCACCGTCTGGGGCATGATGATTGGCTTCTTCTGCATGAACTTTGCCACCTATTTCTTCGTGACCTGGTTCCCGACCTACCTGACCATCGCGCACGGCTTCTCGCTGAAGGAGCTGGGTACCCTGGGGGCGATTCCGGCGCTGATGGGTATCCCCGGCAGTCTGCTCGGCGGCATCTGTTCCGACTGGCTGTACCGCAAGGGCTTCTCGCTGACCACCGCACGTAAAACCTGCCTGATCGCCGGGATGCTGCTCTCCTCGGTCATCGCCTTCGCCGCCTTCACCGACAGCATTACGGTGATCCTGGTGCTGTTCTCGCTGACCTATGCCGGTCTGGCCTTTACCGCTGCCAATATCTGGACGTTACCGGCCGATGTCGCCCCCTCTTCCGGCTACGTGGGCACGCTGGGCGGCATCCAGAACTTCGCCGGAAATCTGGCGGGGATTGTCACCGCATCGTTTACCGGCCTGATGCTGACGCTGAGCCACGGCTCCTTTGTGATCCCGCTGCTGGTTGCCGGTGGTATCTGCCTGTTCGGCGCATTCAACTTCCTGTTCATCATGGGGAAAGTGGAACCGCTGGTTCTGAAAACCGACGCCCAGCTGGGTAAACCGCTGACGACCGACCGTTAA
- the otnC gene encoding 3-oxo-tetronate 4-phosphate decarboxylase — protein sequence MSNENQLREEICWAGANLFQRGYTVGTAGNISARLDDGWLITPTDACLGRLDPAKIAKVSTSGEWVSGDKPSKTLQLHRQVYDRNGEAGAVVHTHSTHLVGLTLAGVWQQDSILPPITPYQVMKVGRIPLIRYQRPGASDVAEQVARLALEVRGVMLERLGPVIWGKSVATATAALEELEETARLWLLSADKPEPLSQAAVAELCEVFSTRW from the coding sequence ATGAGCAATGAAAACCAACTTCGTGAAGAAATCTGCTGGGCCGGTGCCAACCTGTTTCAGCGCGGCTACACCGTCGGTACCGCCGGCAATATCAGCGCCCGCCTGGACGACGGCTGGCTGATTACGCCCACGGATGCCTGCCTCGGTCGCCTTGACCCGGCGAAAATTGCCAAGGTCAGCACCAGCGGTGAATGGGTTTCCGGGGATAAACCGTCAAAAACCCTGCAGCTGCACCGCCAGGTTTATGACCGCAACGGCGAAGCCGGCGCGGTAGTGCATACCCACTCCACCCATCTGGTGGGGCTGACCCTGGCGGGCGTCTGGCAGCAGGACAGCATTCTGCCGCCGATCACCCCCTATCAGGTGATGAAAGTGGGCCGTATCCCGCTCATTCGCTACCAGCGCCCCGGTGCCTCGGACGTGGCCGAACAGGTGGCCCGCCTGGCGCTGGAGGTGCGCGGCGTGATGCTGGAGCGCCTCGGACCGGTTATCTGGGGTAAAAGCGTGGCCACCGCCACCGCCGCGCTGGAAGAGCTGGAAGAGACCGCCCGCCTGTGGCTGCTGTCCGCTGACAAGCCAGAGCCATTGAGCCAGGCGGCGGTCGCGGAGCTGTGCGAGGTGTTCAGCACCCGCTGGTAA
- a CDS encoding lactonase family protein — protein MNKPLYAAMLLAFSCAAASAQAQSLVYVSNAGSGTVTGYTLDKNKPALEPTGTFPAGEKAMSSVVSPDKKMLYVSVRSKPYRVVAYSIQPDGTLQKASETPLPESMAYLSTDRQGHYLLSASFGGDLFSINTIDSAGSVVEKPVQIVHTGKRAHAVQVDAENRHLYVTQLGTDQLLQYRFDGATGKVTPLDPPFINIQHEAATGPRHFVIAPRRDRQGQRNMYILNEMAGNITRVTLDDAGRATAHEDVSSISPDEDMQRGEARPLTGDDDLPPSHKPRIWQADIHLTPDGRFLYSTERTSSTLTSFSVDAIDGHLTRLQSIKTEAQPRGFAIDNSGRFLIESGQKSEQLSLYAITPSTGALTLLGRYPTGKGANWVTLVE, from the coding sequence ATGAACAAACCTTTGTATGCAGCCATGCTGTTGGCCTTCTCCTGCGCCGCAGCCAGCGCTCAGGCGCAGAGCCTGGTCTATGTGTCCAACGCCGGGAGCGGCACGGTCACCGGCTATACGCTGGATAAAAACAAACCGGCGCTCGAACCAACAGGCACCTTCCCCGCGGGGGAGAAAGCGATGTCGTCCGTCGTCTCGCCGGATAAGAAAATGCTGTACGTCTCGGTGCGCAGCAAACCCTATCGCGTGGTGGCTTACAGCATCCAGCCCGACGGCACGCTGCAAAAAGCCAGCGAAACGCCGCTGCCGGAAAGCATGGCTTATCTGTCTACCGACAGGCAGGGGCACTACCTGCTCAGCGCCTCATTCGGCGGCGATCTGTTCAGCATCAACACCATCGACAGCGCGGGCAGCGTGGTGGAGAAGCCGGTGCAGATAGTGCACACCGGCAAGCGCGCCCATGCGGTGCAGGTGGATGCGGAAAACCGCCATCTCTACGTCACCCAGCTCGGCACCGATCAGCTGTTGCAGTACCGTTTTGACGGCGCAACCGGGAAGGTCACGCCGCTCGATCCGCCGTTTATTAATATTCAGCACGAGGCGGCCACCGGACCGCGTCACTTTGTCATCGCGCCCCGGCGCGACAGGCAGGGCCAGCGCAATATGTACATCCTGAACGAGATGGCGGGCAATATCACCCGCGTCACCCTGGACGACGCGGGCCGCGCCACGGCCCACGAGGATGTGTCGTCCATCTCACCGGATGAGGATATGCAGCGCGGCGAAGCCCGGCCGCTGACCGGCGATGACGATCTGCCGCCGTCGCACAAGCCGCGCATCTGGCAGGCCGATATCCATCTGACCCCGGATGGACGCTTCCTTTATTCGACCGAGCGCACCAGCAGTACCCTGACCTCGTTCTCGGTCGATGCCATTGATGGCCATCTCACCCGGCTGCAAAGCATCAAAACCGAAGCCCAGCCGCGCGGCTTTGCCATTGATAACAGCGGCCGTTTCCTGATTGAGTCCGGGCAGAAATCGGAGCAGCTGTCGCTGTATGCCATCACCCCGTCCACCGGCGCGCTGACGCTGCTTGGCCGCTACCCGACCGGCAAAGGCGCTAACTGGGTTACCCTGGTTGAGTGA
- a CDS encoding amino acid ABC transporter ATP-binding protein: protein MSEPIRLRGIRKQFSGRTVLHDINLDIAAGSVTVILGPSGSGKSTLLRCINHLEKLDAGTIHVGEALVGYRRKGQHLVELAEHQVALQRQSIGMVFQQFNLFPHRTVLQNVMDAPLRIRKEKRQVVEARALKLLDQVGLAHRVSAWPRELSGGQQQRVAIARALAMEPGVMLFDEPTSALDPELVGEVLQVMKQLAHSGITMVVVTHEIGFAREVADNIVFMDNGAIVESGDARTLLDSPQHPRLREFLASVL from the coding sequence ATGAGTGAACCGATCAGACTGCGCGGCATCCGCAAACAGTTTTCCGGCAGGACGGTGCTGCACGATATCAATCTGGATATCGCCGCAGGTTCGGTGACGGTGATCCTCGGGCCGTCCGGCTCGGGGAAATCGACGCTGCTGCGCTGCATCAATCATCTGGAAAAACTCGATGCCGGCACCATCCACGTCGGCGAGGCGCTGGTCGGCTACCGCCGTAAAGGCCAGCATCTGGTTGAGCTGGCGGAGCATCAGGTGGCCCTGCAGCGTCAGAGCATCGGCATGGTGTTTCAGCAGTTCAACCTGTTCCCGCACCGTACCGTGCTGCAGAACGTGATGGACGCACCGCTGCGTATCCGCAAGGAGAAGCGCCAGGTGGTGGAAGCGCGTGCGCTGAAGCTGCTCGATCAGGTGGGCCTGGCGCATCGCGTCAGCGCCTGGCCGCGTGAGCTGTCCGGCGGCCAGCAGCAGCGCGTGGCGATTGCCCGCGCGCTGGCGATGGAGCCGGGCGTGATGCTGTTTGATGAACCTACCTCGGCGCTGGATCCGGAGCTGGTCGGTGAAGTGCTGCAGGTGATGAAGCAGCTGGCGCATTCGGGCATCACCATGGTGGTGGTCACCCATGAGATCGGCTTTGCCCGCGAAGTGGCGGACAACATCGTGTTTATGGATAACGGCGCGATTGTGGAAAGCGGCGATGCCCGCACGCTGCTGGACAGTCCGCAGCATCCGCGCCTGCGTGAGTTCCTGGCCAGCGTACTGTAG
- a CDS encoding amino acid ABC transporter permease: MSLRPDEDGAGLRIVGHRHYGRWFSALIVLLLVALMGSSVVSNPRFEWDVVAENLTEASIISGVLMTIKLTVISVLFGFAGGTILALMRLSANPVLAWVSWVYTWFFRAVPMLVQLFLWYNIAALYPKLSLSLPFVGEVWTATTNEIISPFSAAVIALVMHQSAYAAEIIRAGIQSVNPGQLEAAKALGYRPGQIFRQTVLPQAMRTILPPAGNEVIGQLKTTAVVSVIALQDVLYSAQIIYQRTYEVIPLLLVATGWYLLMTSVLSVGQYYVEAWFSRGNAPVKRSWFRRAASVEEHQS; this comes from the coding sequence ATGAGTCTGCGGCCTGACGAAGACGGCGCAGGCCTGCGGATAGTCGGGCATCGTCACTACGGGCGCTGGTTCAGCGCCCTGATCGTACTGCTGCTGGTGGCGCTGATGGGATCGTCGGTGGTCAGCAACCCCCGCTTCGAGTGGGACGTGGTGGCGGAAAACCTGACGGAAGCGTCGATTATCAGCGGCGTGCTGATGACCATCAAGCTGACGGTGATCTCGGTGCTGTTTGGTTTTGCGGGCGGCACGATTCTGGCGCTGATGCGCCTCTCTGCCAACCCGGTACTGGCGTGGGTGAGCTGGGTGTATACCTGGTTTTTCCGCGCGGTGCCGATGCTGGTACAGCTGTTCCTGTGGTACAACATCGCCGCGCTCTATCCGAAGCTGTCGCTCTCGCTGCCGTTTGTCGGCGAGGTGTGGACCGCCACCACTAACGAGATCATCAGCCCGTTCAGCGCGGCGGTGATTGCGCTGGTGATGCACCAGTCGGCCTACGCGGCGGAGATCATCCGTGCCGGCATTCAGAGCGTGAATCCGGGCCAGCTGGAGGCGGCAAAGGCGCTGGGCTACCGTCCGGGGCAGATTTTCCGCCAGACGGTGCTGCCGCAGGCGATGCGTACCATTCTGCCGCCCGCCGGGAATGAAGTGATCGGTCAGCTGAAAACCACCGCCGTGGTGTCGGTGATTGCCCTGCAGGACGTGCTCTACTCAGCGCAGATTATCTATCAGCGCACCTACGAGGTGATCCCGCTGCTGCTGGTGGCCACCGGCTGGTACCTGCTGATGACCTCGGTGCTGTCCGTCGGACAGTATTATGTCGAAGCCTGGTTCAGCCGTGGCAACGCGCCGGTGAAACGCAGCTGGTTCCGCCGTGCGGCCAGTGTTGAGGAGCATCAGTCATGA
- a CDS encoding ABC transporter substrate-binding protein — translation MIKTVLTAAVLSLFPLTSALAADQDVAFSSSVKPKADAALHATLPADILKKGFIVAGTNPNTPPTTFYQADNKTLAGREIDIVSAVADRLGVAVHWRDTGGFDNIIPGLKSGRYDLAASNIDANKKRLQQVDFVGYYNASKLALISRKDAELGPFNTFPELCGKTVGAGAGTSQVTRLQQASDACKADGKPEITIPIFPDRPAGVQAVISGRVPMFFGPYEGLRYQASHVKALALAGEITIEDTIVSIALPKASPLEKPVQAALNSLIADGTYQQILDKWEIGFGAVKSAGLNEEIAK, via the coding sequence ATGATAAAAACAGTACTGACCGCCGCCGTTCTGAGCCTGTTCCCACTGACTTCTGCGCTGGCCGCAGACCAGGACGTGGCCTTCAGCAGCAGCGTCAAGCCAAAAGCGGATGCTGCCCTGCACGCCACGCTGCCCGCCGACATTCTGAAAAAAGGTTTTATCGTGGCGGGCACCAACCCGAATACGCCGCCGACCACCTTCTATCAGGCGGATAATAAAACCCTCGCCGGGCGCGAAATCGACATCGTCAGCGCGGTGGCCGACCGTCTGGGCGTCGCGGTTCACTGGCGCGATACCGGCGGCTTTGACAACATCATTCCCGGCCTGAAATCCGGCCGCTACGATCTGGCCGCGTCCAATATCGACGCCAATAAAAAGCGCCTGCAGCAGGTGGATTTCGTCGGCTATTATAACGCCTCCAAGCTGGCGCTGATCTCCCGTAAGGATGCCGAACTGGGGCCGTTTAACACCTTCCCTGAGCTGTGCGGTAAGACCGTCGGTGCCGGTGCGGGCACCTCGCAGGTGACGCGCCTGCAGCAGGCCAGCGACGCCTGTAAAGCCGACGGTAAGCCGGAAATCACCATTCCGATCTTCCCGGATCGCCCTGCGGGCGTGCAGGCGGTGATTAGCGGCCGCGTGCCGATGTTCTTTGGCCCGTATGAAGGCCTGCGCTATCAGGCCAGCCACGTGAAAGCACTGGCGCTGGCGGGCGAGATCACCATTGAAGACACCATCGTGTCGATTGCCCTGCCAAAAGCATCGCCGCTGGAAAAACCGGTTCAGGCGGCACTGAACTCGCTGATCGCCGACGGCACCTATCAGCAGATCCTCGATAAGTGGGAAATCGGTTTTGGCGCGGTGAAAAGCGCTGGTCTGAATGAAGAGATTGCCAAATGA
- a CDS encoding LLM class flavin-dependent oxidoreductase, with amino-acid sequence MTVEKSPSRQLRLGLFVQALGHHVGGWRAEGAQGSPTDVDWFTWIAKKGEEGRFDMFFVGDALATSVHRLPSTMSRLEPLTLLSALAVQTKHIGLAATASTTFDEPFHLARALSSVDHISRGRGAWNVVTSFSTDAARNFSRTDLPSHAERYDIAREFLDVTFKLWNGWEEGAIVREKASGRYSDEAKIHAANHKGKYFQVQGPLNIARSPQGRPVIIEAGSSPAGQKLAAETAEVVFTAAASLEEGQAFYRSQKQFVREAGRHPDHLLILPGVMPIVGRTREEAQETWNQLNELVDIDNGIEQLSARFGVDMTAYPLDGPVPEIGGTEGGQSRVKLLTELAARENLTLRQLAAVAAGSRGHRVIVGTASDIADDFQQWLEQEGADGFNIMPAVLPNQLELFVELVVPELQRRGLFRTEYQFSTLRENLGLPSPEENFAAVPALATEKE; translated from the coding sequence ATGACCGTAGAAAAATCACCGTCACGCCAGCTGCGCCTCGGCCTGTTTGTGCAGGCCCTGGGTCATCATGTCGGTGGCTGGCGCGCAGAAGGCGCTCAGGGTTCACCGACCGACGTCGACTGGTTCACCTGGATCGCCAAAAAGGGCGAAGAAGGCCGTTTTGACATGTTCTTCGTCGGCGATGCGCTGGCCACCAGCGTTCACCGCCTGCCGTCCACCATGTCGCGCCTGGAGCCGCTGACGCTGCTTTCCGCCCTGGCGGTGCAGACCAAGCACATCGGCCTGGCGGCGACCGCCTCCACCACCTTCGATGAGCCGTTCCACCTTGCGCGCGCGCTGTCCTCCGTCGACCATATCAGCCGTGGACGCGGGGCGTGGAACGTGGTGACCTCGTTCTCCACCGATGCGGCGCGTAACTTCAGCCGCACCGATCTGCCTTCACACGCCGAGCGTTACGACATCGCCCGCGAATTCCTCGACGTCACCTTCAAGCTGTGGAACGGCTGGGAAGAGGGCGCTATCGTGCGCGAGAAGGCGTCCGGCCGCTACTCCGATGAAGCGAAAATTCATGCCGCGAACCACAAAGGCAAATACTTCCAGGTGCAGGGCCCGCTGAACATCGCCCGTTCACCGCAGGGCCGCCCGGTGATCATTGAAGCCGGTTCATCCCCTGCCGGGCAGAAGCTGGCGGCGGAAACCGCCGAAGTGGTGTTTACCGCGGCGGCATCGCTGGAAGAGGGCCAGGCCTTCTACCGCAGCCAGAAGCAGTTCGTCCGCGAAGCCGGTCGTCACCCGGATCACCTGCTGATCCTGCCGGGCGTGATGCCGATCGTGGGCCGCACCCGCGAGGAAGCGCAGGAAACCTGGAACCAGCTGAACGAACTGGTGGATATCGATAACGGTATCGAACAGCTGTCGGCCCGTTTCGGCGTGGATATGACCGCCTATCCGCTGGACGGCCCGGTGCCGGAAATTGGCGGCACTGAAGGCGGGCAGAGCCGCGTTAAGCTGCTGACCGAACTTGCCGCACGTGAAAACCTGACCCTGCGCCAGCTGGCTGCGGTGGCGGCCGGTTCGCGCGGCCACCGCGTGATTGTCGGTACCGCATCTGACATCGCCGACGACTTCCAGCAGTGGCTGGAGCAGGAAGGGGCCGACGGCTTCAACATCATGCCTGCCGTGCTGCCAAACCAGCTGGAGCTGTTCGTGGAGCTGGTGGTGCCTGAACTCCAGCGCCGCGGCCTGTTCCGTACCGAATATCAGTTCAGCACCCTGCGTGAAAACCTCGGCCTGCCGTCGCCGGAAGAAAATTTTGCCGCCGTGCCCGCACTGGCGACTGAGAAGGAATAA
- a CDS encoding MmgE/PrpD family protein, producing MNNSLTVLLAETLLSRHPGDAERQNAREGAKDYFACLFPVLYGSVVDSGLEPVIRVFPALHSRENLALQLGYLSHALDFDDYHPTFRGHPTTVVLSALLALSKASPTVSIDAFLDAYVVGVELAGRLGKAIGTRHYSAGFHSTATLGTIAAAGAACRLLNLSVHTTQVALGLAATQASGLRSQFGSAAKPLHAGLSARSAVNSVQLAKAGFGGQPDGVLESFLQILGFDAAQPEQLLAGWGNPWRIVAPGLEFKRYPTCGGTHSAAEAAFVLRQQLEERGQGGNVQAIDRIEVSFPPGADTAPNIIAPKNGVEARFSLEYVIADALINGSVALENYTEAPVKADIAELAARVSRHPDPTAPADELDPDRRFHHVTLFLHDGSQLSHRVTRQETAAAFTDVEAKLRNSLSALPALLAQGVFNDAQLGSDAALHRLISLLSK from the coding sequence TTGAATAACTCACTGACCGTACTGCTGGCCGAAACGCTTCTCTCCCGTCATCCCGGAGACGCGGAGCGGCAAAATGCCCGTGAAGGCGCGAAGGATTATTTTGCCTGCCTGTTTCCGGTGCTGTACGGCAGCGTGGTCGACAGCGGGCTGGAGCCGGTGATCCGCGTCTTCCCCGCGCTGCATTCCAGGGAAAACCTTGCGCTGCAGCTGGGCTACCTCAGCCATGCGCTGGATTTCGACGACTATCATCCGACCTTTCGCGGCCATCCAACCACCGTCGTGCTCTCCGCGCTGCTGGCGCTGAGTAAGGCCTCGCCGACGGTGAGCATTGATGCCTTCCTGGATGCCTATGTGGTGGGTGTGGAGCTGGCGGGCAGGCTGGGTAAAGCCATCGGTACCCGCCACTACAGCGCCGGATTCCACAGCACGGCCACCCTCGGCACGATTGCCGCCGCCGGTGCCGCCTGTCGCCTGCTGAATCTCAGCGTCCACACCACGCAGGTAGCCCTCGGGCTGGCCGCAACCCAGGCCTCCGGTCTGCGCAGTCAGTTTGGCTCGGCGGCGAAGCCGCTGCACGCCGGGCTGTCGGCGCGCAGCGCGGTGAACAGCGTGCAGCTGGCAAAGGCCGGTTTTGGCGGTCAGCCGGATGGCGTGCTGGAAAGCTTCCTGCAGATCCTCGGCTTTGATGCCGCGCAGCCGGAACAGCTGCTGGCGGGCTGGGGTAACCCGTGGCGTATTGTCGCGCCGGGCCTGGAATTTAAACGCTACCCGACCTGCGGCGGCACGCACAGCGCCGCCGAGGCCGCCTTCGTGCTGCGTCAGCAGCTGGAGGAAAGAGGGCAGGGCGGTAATGTTCAGGCCATCGACCGTATTGAGGTCAGCTTCCCCCCGGGTGCCGATACCGCGCCGAATATCATTGCGCCGAAGAACGGCGTGGAGGCGCGCTTCAGCCTGGAGTACGTCATCGCCGATGCGCTGATCAATGGGTCGGTGGCGCTGGAAAACTACACCGAAGCCCCGGTCAAAGCCGATATCGCCGAACTGGCCGCGCGGGTCAGCCGCCATCCGGACCCGACGGCCCCGGCCGATGAGCTGGACCCCGATCGCCGTTTCCATCACGTGACGCTGTTCCTGCACGATGGCAGCCAGCTCAGCCACCGCGTCACCCGGCAGGAAACCGCCGCCGCCTTTACCGACGTGGAGGCAAAACTCCGCAACAGTCTCAGCGCGCTGCCTGCGCTTCTGGCGCAGGGCGTGTTTAACGATGCACAGCTTGGCAGCGACGCTGCGCTGCATCGTCTCATTTCATTGCTCAGCAAATAA
- a CDS encoding helix-turn-helix domain-containing protein, with protein MKVRTPADFGIVIRSVRSAQGINQQHLAEICGTTQSAISRLEKTGVCHIDTLLRACQALHLQLEIFPQSARLSEKSVSPDL; from the coding sequence ATGAAAGTCAGAACGCCAGCCGACTTTGGCATTGTTATCCGCAGTGTTCGCAGTGCGCAGGGTATCAACCAGCAGCATCTGGCCGAGATCTGTGGCACTACCCAGTCGGCGATTTCCCGGCTGGAAAAAACCGGGGTATGCCATATCGATACCCTGCTGCGCGCCTGTCAGGCACTGCATCTGCAGCTGGAGATATTCCCCCAGTCGGCGAGGCTGAGCGAAAAAAGCGTGTCCCCGGACTTGTAA
- the msrA gene encoding peptide-methionine (S)-S-oxide reductase MsrA: MATEYATIAGGCFWCTEAVFKQIAGVESIQSGYIGGHTVDPTYRQVCNGDTGHAEAIRIGFDPQKIGYGDLLDISFATHDPTQLNRQGNDIGTQYRSAIFPASTAQEEEARAAIVRAQADHSDPVVTTIEEDATWYPAEDYHQDYWAGEGQENRYCLAVIPPKLQKLRKRFAAKTISG; the protein is encoded by the coding sequence ATGGCAACTGAATACGCAACCATCGCAGGCGGCTGTTTCTGGTGTACCGAAGCCGTGTTTAAACAGATCGCGGGCGTTGAGTCCATCCAGAGTGGCTACATTGGTGGGCATACGGTCGACCCAACCTACCGCCAGGTTTGCAACGGAGATACCGGCCATGCCGAAGCCATTCGTATTGGTTTTGACCCGCAGAAGATCGGCTATGGCGATCTGCTGGATATCAGCTTTGCCACTCACGATCCCACCCAGCTGAACCGCCAGGGTAACGATATCGGCACGCAGTACCGTTCAGCGATCTTCCCGGCCAGTACCGCACAGGAAGAGGAAGCTCGCGCGGCAATCGTTCGCGCCCAGGCCGATCACAGCGACCCGGTGGTCACGACTATCGAAGAGGATGCGACCTGGTATCCGGCTGAGGACTATCATCAGGACTACTGGGCCGGTGAAGGCCAGGAAAACCGTTACTGCCTGGCCGTGATCCCCCCTAAGCTGCAAAAACTGCGTAAGCGTTTCGCGGCTAAAACAATCTCAGGCTGA
- a CDS encoding MFS transporter, producing the protein MNVSLNNTPKQQIALIAGICIASFAGCLDFTIVNTALPAIQQHFPAGLDAVQWVMTVFVIALCCCMVMATRLADRYGRREVLYGGMLLFTLASLGAGLAASLPMLVISRLIQGAGCAVLYTATAAILVESIAESQRGRALGLLFAANGFGLTLGPVAGGVLVELLGWRAVFLINVPLMVLSYFCCRGKIAVQRNAARLRIDYPGWLLLIGGLVPLLLLSVYIGRWGLSSPASLLLLAISLISLLLFIRYERRTPSPLIQLSVLGNRLFRRACGLSILLAVFYCSAFLLMPFKLLALYSLSAALLGVMLLPVTLVMALVSPLAGKVSDRVGPWPVLTAGFVMLALSAALQSQFSSPPSLLLTVAAFVLMGAGWGAILGPSVAAALGALPHEMHGQGIGISWTLHNLGGALGLTMATQIYQQSGAETGYGWVMGILTLLSLLGAGLGYLSWRSTRRTLKGAVTAEE; encoded by the coding sequence ATGAATGTTTCGTTAAACAACACCCCCAAACAGCAGATCGCATTGATCGCCGGGATCTGCATTGCCAGCTTCGCCGGCTGTCTGGACTTCACCATTGTTAACACTGCCCTGCCGGCCATACAGCAGCATTTCCCAGCCGGGCTTGATGCCGTGCAGTGGGTGATGACGGTGTTTGTTATTGCGCTTTGCTGCTGCATGGTGATGGCCACGCGACTGGCCGATCGCTACGGCAGGCGCGAAGTGCTGTACGGCGGCATGCTGCTTTTTACACTGGCATCGCTGGGCGCCGGGCTGGCGGCCAGTCTGCCGATGCTGGTTATCAGCCGGTTAATACAGGGGGCCGGCTGCGCGGTACTGTACACCGCGACGGCGGCGATACTGGTTGAGTCGATAGCGGAATCACAGCGCGGGCGGGCACTGGGTCTGCTGTTTGCCGCTAATGGATTCGGTCTGACGCTGGGCCCGGTCGCGGGCGGCGTGCTGGTGGAACTGCTGGGGTGGCGTGCGGTATTCCTGATTAACGTTCCGCTGATGGTATTGAGCTACTTTTGCTGCCGGGGAAAAATCGCGGTGCAGCGCAACGCGGCTCGTCTGCGCATCGATTATCCGGGATGGCTGCTGCTGATCGGCGGCCTGGTTCCCCTTCTGCTGCTGTCGGTCTACATCGGCCGCTGGGGGTTAAGCAGTCCGGCCTCTCTGCTGCTGCTGGCAATCTCTCTGATATCGCTGCTGCTGTTTATCCGCTATGAACGCCGAACCCCCAGTCCGCTGATCCAGCTTAGCGTGCTGGGTAACCGACTTTTCCGCCGCGCATGCGGGCTCTCCATCCTGCTGGCGGTGTTCTACTGTTCAGCCTTTCTGCTGATGCCGTTTAAGCTGCTGGCACTTTATTCGCTGAGTGCGGCTCTGCTGGGCGTGATGCTGCTGCCGGTGACGCTGGTTATGGCGCTGGTGTCGCCGCTGGCAGGAAAGGTAAGCGACCGCGTCGGCCCGTGGCCGGTACTGACGGCGGGGTTTGTGATGCTGGCACTCTCGGCGGCTTTGCAGAGCCAGTTTTCTTCACCACCATCGCTGCTGCTGACCGTCGCGGCTTTTGTCCTGATGGGCGCGGGCTGGGGGGCAATCCTCGGGCCATCGGTGGCTGCGGCGCTGGGGGCGTTGCCGCATGAGATGCACGGTCAGGGAATTGGAATTTCCTGGACGTTGCACAATCTCGGGGGGGCGCTGGGTCTGACGATGGCAACACAGATTTATCAGCAGTCGGGCGCGGAAACGGGCTATGGCTGGGTAATGGGGATTTTAACGCTGTTGTCACTGTTGGGGGCGGGGCTGGGGTATCTGTCTTGGCGCAGCACCCGTCGTACGCTGAAGGGTGCTGTCACCGCTGAGGAGTAG